A single genomic interval of Granulicella tundricola MP5ACTX9 harbors:
- a CDS encoding thiamine phosphate synthase produces MKGLYAIADVGVLARRGMGLRVFAEGLKAAGVGVVQLRDKDGSPEGVLAGARVLREVFAGTDSLLVMNDRVDLGLLAGFGGVHVGQGDLSVEDAKAVAGQSESQRAQRKDEEDTERKWVVGGSTHTEDEVRVADVGAADYVAVGPVFATGTKADASPVVGLEGVRRARALTGKPLVAIGGITLANARSVVDAGADMVAVITGLFVPGRTVESVAWEFGKICVEVEREKTQTRIF; encoded by the coding sequence ATGAAGGGACTTTATGCGATTGCGGATGTGGGGGTGCTGGCGCGACGGGGGATGGGGCTGCGGGTGTTTGCGGAGGGGTTGAAGGCTGCTGGGGTGGGGGTGGTGCAGTTGCGGGATAAGGATGGGTCGCCTGAGGGGGTGCTGGCCGGGGCCCGGGTGTTGCGGGAGGTGTTTGCGGGGACGGATTCCTTGTTGGTGATGAATGATCGGGTGGATCTGGGGTTGCTGGCGGGTTTCGGTGGGGTGCATGTGGGGCAGGGGGATTTGTCGGTGGAGGATGCCAAGGCGGTTGCCGGGCAAAGCGAATCACAGAGGGCACAGAGGAAAGACGAGGAGGACACGGAGAGGAAGTGGGTGGTGGGGGGTTCTACGCATACCGAGGATGAGGTTCGGGTTGCGGATGTGGGGGCTGCGGATTATGTGGCGGTGGGGCCGGTCTTTGCTACGGGGACGAAGGCGGATGCTAGTCCGGTGGTGGGGCTCGAAGGGGTGCGGCGGGCTCGGGCGCTGACGGGGAAGCCGCTGGTGGCGATTGGGGGGATTACGTTGGCGAATGCCCGCAGTGTTGTGGACGCAGGGGCGGATATGGTGGCCGTGATCACGGGGTTATTTGTGCCGGGGCGGACGGTAGAGAGTGTGGCTTGGGAGTTTGGGAAGATTTGTGTTGAGGTTGAAAGAGAAAAGACACAAACAAGGATTTTCTGA
- a CDS encoding amino acid permease — MANLFAKKTMNVLMAEADEHGSQTLERSLGPFSLTALGIGAVIGAGIFVLSGLGAKTAGPALMLAFVLSGFGCAFAGLCYAEFAAMIPLAGSAYTYAYATLGELFAWIIGWDLTLEYAMGASTVSSGWSNTFVEFLAIFHLKFPLWLAYDHWTGLKKAFESVGRKTVMAEHPDYASGTKAFSDALAALLAHPSAQLTASAHALLNAPKIGGIELGFNLPAFLIALLITTVLVIGIKESARFNAGIVVLKLAVVLFVLGLGSHYVNKANWGSDWHTFAPFGVGGIGLAAGLVFFSYIGFDAVSTTAQEAKNPQRDMPIGIIASLAICTLLYIGVAAVLTGMVYWPEINIEAPIVRAFLDRNLNSAANVITIGSLAGLTSVMLVMLLGQSRVLYSMAKDGLLPKGFFADIHPRFRTPWKGTILAGFIAAIVGSVTPIDDIGKMVNIGTLFAFVIVCIAVMVLRHKDPDRHRPFRTPLAWPIPVVPVLGILFNGYMMVELGAANWIRLVVWLLIGLVVYFSYSRKHSKVQAALLKQGLEPSA, encoded by the coding sequence ATGGCCAATTTGTTTGCGAAGAAGACGATGAACGTGTTGATGGCGGAGGCGGATGAGCATGGCTCGCAGACGCTGGAGCGATCGCTTGGACCGTTTTCCCTGACTGCGCTGGGTATCGGCGCGGTGATCGGGGCGGGAATCTTTGTTCTGAGCGGGCTGGGTGCGAAGACGGCGGGGCCGGCGTTGATGCTGGCGTTTGTGCTGTCGGGGTTCGGATGCGCGTTTGCAGGTCTCTGCTATGCGGAGTTTGCGGCGATGATTCCGCTGGCTGGCTCGGCCTATACGTATGCGTATGCGACGCTGGGCGAGTTGTTTGCGTGGATTATCGGGTGGGATCTGACGCTGGAGTACGCGATGGGCGCGAGCACGGTGAGCTCGGGCTGGTCGAACACGTTTGTCGAGTTTCTGGCGATCTTTCACCTGAAGTTTCCGCTGTGGCTGGCGTATGACCACTGGACAGGACTGAAGAAGGCGTTTGAGAGTGTGGGCCGGAAGACCGTAATGGCAGAGCATCCGGACTACGCGTCCGGGACGAAGGCGTTCAGCGATGCGCTGGCAGCGCTGCTGGCACATCCTTCCGCGCAGCTTACGGCGAGCGCTCATGCGCTTCTGAATGCGCCGAAGATCGGCGGGATCGAGCTTGGTTTCAACCTTCCGGCGTTTCTGATTGCGCTGTTGATTACGACCGTGCTGGTGATCGGCATCAAGGAGTCGGCACGGTTCAACGCCGGCATCGTGGTGCTGAAGCTGGCGGTTGTGCTGTTTGTGCTGGGGCTGGGTTCGCACTATGTGAACAAGGCGAACTGGGGCTCTGACTGGCATACATTTGCGCCGTTCGGCGTGGGTGGGATTGGGCTGGCGGCTGGACTGGTGTTCTTCTCGTACATCGGGTTCGACGCGGTCTCCACGACGGCGCAGGAGGCGAAGAATCCGCAACGGGATATGCCGATCGGCATCATTGCTTCACTGGCGATCTGCACGCTGCTTTACATCGGCGTGGCTGCGGTGCTGACGGGCATGGTGTACTGGCCGGAGATCAACATCGAGGCTCCGATCGTGCGGGCGTTCCTGGATCGCAATCTAAACTCGGCTGCAAACGTGATTACGATTGGCTCGCTGGCTGGGCTGACAAGCGTGATGCTGGTGATGCTGCTGGGTCAGAGCCGTGTGCTGTACTCGATGGCGAAGGACGGGCTGCTGCCGAAGGGCTTCTTCGCGGACATTCACCCGCGGTTCCGTACGCCGTGGAAGGGTACGATCCTGGCTGGATTTATTGCGGCGATCGTTGGGTCGGTGACGCCGATCGACGACATCGGCAAGATGGTGAACATTGGAACTCTGTTTGCGTTTGTGATCGTCTGCATTGCGGTGATGGTGCTGCGTCATAAAGATCCGGATCGGCATCGTCCGTTCCGTACTCCGCTGGCGTGGCCAATTCCGGTGGTGCCGGTGCTGGGTATCCTGTTCAACGGCTACATGATGGTCGAGCTGGGGGCGGCGAACTGGATTCGGCTGGTGGTCTGGCTGCTGATCGGGCTGGTGGTTTACTTCAGCTACAGCCGGAAGCACAGCAAGGTGCAGGCTGCTTTGTTGAAACAGGGACTAGAGCCTAGTGCCTAG
- a CDS encoding M24 family metallopeptidase, giving the protein MIPTARKRKLAAAIAKSGAEALLVTNLADVRYLSGFTGSNAVIVMRGGRGTLFTDGRYTAQAAAEVDGLKVVIADQPVVPTACAWAVAEGILSCGFDETQTTVAALDGLKAALPAKLRKSFFVAVGPLIAKLREIKDEDEIDRMREAAALGCRLFDECLEHVVAGATEMEVAMALEYMARLNGAERMSFETIIAGGERSALPHGRATTAKIPKRGFVTMDFGVVLNGYCSDMTRTVHMGRAKAGEREAYEAVLAAQEAGVAAVKAGVTAQAVDQAARGVLEGAGLAEWFTHSTGHGVGIEIHEGPRLGKKQEQKLKAGMVVTIEPGVYMPGKFGVRIEDTVLVTVEGCEILTPTTKAWIEL; this is encoded by the coding sequence ATGATACCTACGGCACGGAAGAGGAAGTTGGCGGCTGCGATTGCGAAGAGCGGTGCAGAGGCCTTGCTGGTGACGAACCTTGCGGATGTTCGCTACCTTTCAGGATTTACCGGCTCCAATGCCGTGATTGTCATGCGGGGCGGGCGGGGGACGCTGTTTACGGACGGGCGCTATACGGCGCAGGCGGCGGCAGAGGTCGACGGGCTGAAGGTCGTGATTGCGGATCAGCCGGTGGTCCCTACGGCTTGTGCGTGGGCGGTGGCTGAGGGAATTTTGAGCTGCGGGTTCGACGAGACGCAGACTACAGTGGCGGCGCTCGATGGGCTGAAGGCGGCGTTGCCGGCGAAGCTGCGCAAGAGTTTTTTTGTGGCTGTGGGTCCTTTGATTGCGAAGCTGCGCGAGATCAAGGACGAGGACGAGATCGACCGGATGCGGGAGGCCGCGGCACTGGGATGCAGGCTGTTCGATGAGTGCCTGGAGCATGTGGTGGCTGGGGCGACCGAGATGGAGGTCGCAATGGCGCTGGAGTACATGGCCAGGCTGAACGGTGCGGAGAGGATGAGCTTTGAGACGATCATTGCGGGCGGGGAACGGTCCGCGCTGCCGCATGGACGGGCTACGACAGCGAAGATTCCGAAGCGCGGCTTTGTGACGATGGACTTTGGCGTGGTGCTGAATGGGTACTGCTCCGATATGACCAGGACCGTTCACATGGGCCGGGCGAAAGCGGGTGAGCGCGAGGCGTATGAGGCGGTGCTGGCGGCGCAGGAGGCGGGTGTTGCCGCGGTGAAGGCGGGTGTGACGGCGCAGGCTGTGGACCAGGCCGCTCGCGGGGTTCTGGAGGGTGCGGGGCTGGCGGAGTGGTTTACGCACTCCACCGGGCATGGGGTTGGAATCGAGATTCATGAGGGGCCGAGGCTGGGTAAGAAACAGGAACAGAAGCTGAAGGCCGGAATGGTAGTTACAATTGAACCCGGCGTTTATATGCCCGGGAAGTTCGGCGTACGCATCGAAGATACGGTGCTGGTCACGGTTGAGGGATGCGAGATCCTGACGCCAACAACAAAGGCCTGGATTGAACTGTAG
- a CDS encoding APC family permease has product MNTTIETKLDTSAPQFVRGMGLFSATAIVMGSMIGSGIFIVSADMSRTLGSPALLIAAWLVTAAMTIIGALSYGELAAMMPKAGGQYVYLRESLGPLWGFLYGWTLFLVIQTGTIAAVGVAFGKFLGVFFPGVSQTRWIWHLGSGNVGLNTANLTAIVMITLLTLLNTFGVKLGAAVQNIFTSAKVLALLAVVGVGFVAKNAAAMATNFGAGWHNFWVGAGLGTMHSIAVGSFWPGTHDAVAIVGALTAVAVVQVGSLFSSDSWNNVTFTAGEIENPKRNLPLSLVLGTGVVLLLYIACNFVYLSVLPLAAIQNAPQDRVATAVMEAAFGGIGAKLMAGAILISTFGCVNGLVLAGARVYYAMSKDGLFFKGVGKLSEKSGVPVNSLWVQWGWTCLLCLSGSYGQLLDYVIFAVLIFYILTIVGLFVLRRTQPDAPRPYKAIGYPVLPALYIVMATWVSVVLLRYKPQYTWPGLILVLLGVPVYLVWRRSSGGNVTVDEV; this is encoded by the coding sequence ATGAATACAACAATAGAGACAAAGTTGGATACGTCTGCGCCGCAGTTTGTGCGGGGGATGGGGCTGTTTTCAGCGACCGCGATTGTGATGGGCTCGATGATTGGGTCCGGGATCTTTATTGTTTCGGCGGATATGAGCCGGACCTTAGGTTCGCCCGCGCTGCTGATTGCAGCCTGGTTGGTGACCGCTGCGATGACGATCATCGGGGCGCTGAGCTATGGGGAGCTGGCGGCGATGATGCCGAAGGCGGGCGGCCAGTATGTTTATCTGCGTGAATCGCTGGGGCCGCTGTGGGGCTTTTTGTATGGTTGGACGTTGTTCCTGGTGATCCAGACGGGGACGATTGCAGCGGTCGGAGTGGCGTTTGGGAAGTTTCTGGGGGTGTTCTTTCCCGGAGTGAGCCAGACGCGGTGGATTTGGCACTTAGGTAGCGGGAACGTTGGGCTGAATACGGCTAACCTGACGGCGATTGTGATGATTACGCTGCTGACGCTGCTGAATACGTTTGGCGTGAAGCTGGGGGCGGCGGTGCAGAATATTTTTACTTCTGCGAAGGTGCTGGCGTTGCTGGCGGTTGTGGGAGTGGGGTTCGTGGCCAAGAACGCCGCGGCGATGGCTACGAACTTTGGGGCTGGCTGGCATAACTTCTGGGTTGGCGCGGGTCTGGGGACGATGCATTCGATTGCGGTGGGATCGTTCTGGCCGGGGACGCATGATGCGGTGGCGATTGTGGGTGCGTTGACTGCGGTGGCGGTGGTGCAGGTGGGATCGCTGTTCAGCTCTGACTCATGGAATAACGTAACGTTTACGGCCGGGGAGATCGAGAATCCGAAGCGGAATCTGCCGCTCTCGCTGGTGCTGGGGACGGGTGTGGTGCTGCTGCTGTATATCGCCTGCAACTTTGTTTATCTGAGCGTGCTGCCGCTTGCGGCGATCCAGAATGCTCCGCAGGACCGCGTGGCTACGGCGGTCATGGAAGCGGCGTTTGGGGGGATTGGCGCGAAGCTGATGGCGGGGGCGATCCTGATCTCGACGTTTGGGTGCGTGAATGGGCTGGTGCTGGCGGGGGCTCGGGTTTACTACGCGATGAGCAAGGATGGGCTGTTCTTCAAGGGTGTGGGGAAGCTGAGCGAGAAGAGCGGGGTGCCTGTGAACTCGCTTTGGGTTCAGTGGGGTTGGACATGCCTGCTTTGCCTGAGCGGGAGCTATGGGCAACTGCTGGATTATGTGATCTTTGCGGTGCTGATCTTCTATATTTTGACGATTGTGGGGCTGTTTGTGCTGCGGCGGACGCAGCCGGATGCGCCCAGGCCGTACAAGGCGATTGGGTATCCGGTGCTTCCTGCGCTGTATATCGTGATGGCGACATGGGTTTCTGTTGTACTCTTGCGTTACAAACCACAGTACACATGGCCGGGATTGATCCTGGTGCTGCTTGGGGTGCCGGTATACCTTGTGTGGCGTCGGAGCAGCGGCGGAAATGTGACTGTAGACGAAGTTTGA
- the accB gene encoding acetyl-CoA carboxylase biotin carboxyl carrier protein: protein MMQGNELKDFLKELIEFLKSQEVAEFDLEQADLKVRLKFAGEPVPAAPAFDMAQLARMMSANQAPVMAAPAHVAPSHAVGEAPAAAAAAPVIEDAKHHVVKSPIVGTFYDAPSPGSPSFVKVGDVVEVGQVLCIVEAMKLMNEIESDMAGEIVERIAKAGQPVEYGQPLFAIKAK from the coding sequence ATGATGCAAGGTAATGAGTTGAAGGATTTTCTGAAGGAACTGATTGAGTTCCTGAAGTCGCAAGAGGTTGCGGAGTTTGACCTGGAGCAGGCGGACCTGAAGGTTCGGTTGAAGTTTGCAGGGGAGCCGGTGCCGGCTGCCCCGGCGTTTGATATGGCGCAGTTGGCGCGGATGATGAGTGCGAACCAGGCCCCGGTTATGGCTGCTCCGGCGCATGTGGCTCCGAGCCACGCTGTGGGCGAGGCTCCGGCGGCGGCTGCCGCTGCTCCGGTGATTGAGGACGCGAAGCATCACGTGGTGAAATCTCCGATTGTGGGGACGTTCTATGATGCTCCTTCGCCGGGCTCGCCTTCGTTTGTGAAGGTTGGAGACGTGGTTGAGGTTGGGCAGGTCTTGTGCATCGTCGAGGCGATGAAGCTGATGAACGAGATTGAGTCCGATATGGCGGGCGAGATTGTGGAGCGGATTGCGAAGGCCGGACAGCCGGTGGAGTATGGACAGCCGCTGTTTGCGATCAAGGCTAAGTAA
- a CDS encoding helix-turn-helix domain-containing protein produces MASAVHTMLREVMDIRQASDYLGISGDTLYRYASEGLIPAFKLGNRWRFKRSLLDAWMVEKSGVREPGPVSVMPKEKKPVGRAR; encoded by the coding sequence ATGGCAAGTGCTGTCCATACGATGCTGCGTGAGGTGATGGATATCCGGCAGGCGTCGGACTATCTGGGGATCAGCGGCGATACGCTTTACCGTTATGCGAGCGAGGGGCTGATCCCGGCGTTCAAGCTGGGGAACCGCTGGCGCTTCAAGCGTAGCCTGCTGGATGCCTGGATGGTGGAGAAGAGCGGCGTGCGCGAGCCTGGGCCGGTGAGCGTAATGCCTAAGGAAAAGAAGCCTGTGGGCCGGGCTCGCTAG
- a CDS encoding deoxyribonuclease II: protein MAPAKVTKTASGTGTGGSLVRKLGPAAPILLAASSLLFPLHHPAPGAKGPVKTVAVPGAGGSASAAGNTLAGLNCGGTGKTACAQPYPLLAAGHPVDWFFVFKLNAQAFPGCAGGDTRTCPFGGTKQDSDKYAHFSQQFVYASSEAHTLQTGGNECLGTTEQDPVGATYDEIYNGSYHYVVWNDQPYGDPTKPCGVGDSCSSAWAHSKGMLAWNDAGEGMVMQVSTPEWPLSGSAKHARAAGGTLGCLEKDNDVEVSQHFFALRLTEPDLELVLAGLDNASIATDTTNLQVVNNGGPARVSALVSGLVTGPKGTGVVTGMLSTGVEMISKPGKLQVPPWQMVSAELGGVSLHVANWWTLPDIIPNTTASTPIHCWDSSLGPSGAVVSATAGVWNKTSFGLLGGSNPNGNHAKVGVSTSGPAPYVIFGDMNQEGSLNGPDCSPSQNGRGGTFYVMQDADLHTSVSGLLGATAN from the coding sequence ATGGCGCCCGCGAAGGTTACGAAGACGGCAAGCGGGACTGGAACGGGCGGCAGCCTGGTGCGTAAGCTCGGGCCTGCGGCACCGATTCTGCTGGCGGCGAGCAGTCTGCTGTTTCCATTGCACCATCCTGCTCCGGGGGCTAAGGGGCCGGTCAAGACGGTGGCGGTGCCGGGTGCGGGTGGGTCGGCCAGCGCAGCGGGGAATACGCTTGCGGGGCTAAACTGCGGCGGAACCGGCAAGACCGCTTGCGCGCAGCCGTATCCGCTGCTGGCGGCGGGGCATCCCGTGGACTGGTTCTTTGTGTTCAAGCTTAATGCGCAGGCATTTCCTGGTTGCGCGGGCGGGGATACACGGACGTGCCCGTTTGGCGGGACGAAGCAGGATTCAGATAAATATGCGCACTTCAGCCAGCAGTTTGTTTATGCGAGCAGCGAGGCGCACACGCTGCAGACTGGCGGGAATGAGTGCCTGGGGACAACCGAGCAGGACCCGGTGGGCGCAACGTACGACGAGATCTATAACGGCAGCTATCACTACGTGGTGTGGAACGATCAGCCTTATGGCGATCCGACGAAGCCTTGTGGGGTGGGGGATTCGTGCAGCTCTGCATGGGCGCACTCCAAGGGGATGCTGGCCTGGAACGACGCGGGCGAGGGCATGGTGATGCAGGTGTCGACGCCGGAGTGGCCGCTATCCGGGAGTGCGAAGCATGCGCGTGCTGCCGGCGGCACGCTGGGGTGCCTGGAGAAGGATAACGACGTTGAGGTGAGTCAGCACTTCTTCGCGCTGCGGCTGACCGAGCCGGACCTCGAGCTGGTGCTGGCGGGGCTGGACAATGCGAGTATCGCGACCGACACCACCAATCTGCAGGTGGTGAACAACGGTGGCCCCGCACGGGTGTCCGCCCTGGTGTCCGGGCTTGTGACCGGGCCAAAGGGAACCGGGGTGGTGACGGGGATGCTTTCGACTGGGGTGGAGATGATCTCAAAGCCCGGCAAGCTGCAGGTTCCGCCGTGGCAGATGGTCTCGGCTGAGCTGGGCGGGGTTTCACTGCATGTGGCGAACTGGTGGACGCTGCCGGACATCATCCCGAATACGACGGCTTCCACCCCGATCCATTGCTGGGATTCGAGCTTAGGGCCTAGCGGAGCGGTGGTGAGCGCCACGGCGGGGGTGTGGAACAAGACTTCCTTCGGGCTGCTGGGGGGATCGAACCCGAACGGAAACCATGCCAAGGTGGGAGTCTCGACCTCCGGGCCGGCCCCTTATGTGATCTTTGGCGATATGAACCAGGAGGGCTCGCTGAATGGGCCGGACTGCTCGCCGAGCCAGAACGGACGGGGCGGCACGTTCTACGTCATGCAGGACGCGGACCTGCACACCAGTGTGTCAGGGCTACTTGGAGCGACGGCGAACTAA
- the accC gene encoding acetyl-CoA carboxylase biotin carboxylase subunit, which translates to MFRKVLIANRGEIALRVISACKEMGIRTVAVYSEADRNSLHVRFADEAICIGPARSAESYLNVPAVISAAEIADVDAIHPGYGLLSENANFAEVCRASNIKFIGPPPEVTRMMGEKSTARQTMKKAKVPILPGSDGVIANEDEALEWARSVGYPVILKAVAGGGGRGMRICRNAAELPSMYQQASTEAANAFGNGDMYMEKFIERPRHIEFQVLADEHGNVMSLGERECSIQRRHQKLIEEAPSLQITPKLRAELGKVIERSLKDIGYWNAGTIEFLMDEDGKIYFIEMNTRIQVEHCVTEMVTGVDLVKAQLRIAMGEKLSDIVPKVPEIRGHAIECRINAEHPEKFTPSAGKITAFNLPGGNGVRVDTAQYAEGVVPPYYDSLIAKLICHGKDREEAMDKMQRALSQFVVEGIHTTIPLHKKIFADPEFRSGQFDTKFMERFFERQGQS; encoded by the coding sequence ATGTTTCGTAAGGTACTGATTGCTAATCGGGGTGAGATTGCGCTGCGGGTGATCTCGGCTTGCAAGGAGATGGGGATTCGGACGGTCGCGGTGTATAGCGAGGCGGACCGGAACAGCCTGCATGTGCGGTTTGCGGATGAGGCTATCTGCATTGGGCCGGCGCGGAGTGCGGAGAGCTATCTGAATGTGCCTGCGGTGATCTCCGCGGCTGAGATTGCGGATGTGGACGCGATCCATCCGGGATACGGGCTGCTGAGCGAGAATGCGAACTTTGCCGAGGTTTGCCGGGCGAGCAATATCAAGTTCATTGGACCTCCGCCGGAGGTGACGCGGATGATGGGCGAGAAGTCCACCGCGCGGCAGACGATGAAGAAGGCTAAGGTGCCGATTCTGCCGGGGTCCGATGGCGTGATCGCCAATGAAGATGAGGCGCTGGAGTGGGCGCGGTCGGTTGGCTATCCGGTTATTTTGAAGGCGGTGGCTGGCGGCGGTGGACGTGGCATGCGCATCTGCCGGAACGCGGCGGAGTTGCCGAGCATGTATCAGCAGGCTTCCACCGAGGCTGCCAATGCTTTTGGCAACGGCGATATGTACATGGAGAAGTTCATCGAGAGGCCACGGCATATCGAGTTCCAGGTGCTGGCGGATGAGCATGGGAACGTGATGTCGCTTGGGGAACGTGAGTGCTCGATTCAGCGGCGGCACCAGAAGCTGATTGAGGAGGCTCCAAGCCTGCAGATTACGCCCAAGTTGCGGGCTGAGCTGGGTAAGGTGATTGAGCGGTCGCTCAAGGATATTGGGTATTGGAACGCCGGGACGATCGAGTTTCTGATGGATGAGGATGGCAAGATCTACTTCATCGAGATGAATACGCGTATCCAGGTGGAGCATTGTGTCACCGAGATGGTTACAGGTGTGGACCTGGTGAAGGCCCAGTTGCGGATCGCCATGGGCGAGAAGCTTTCGGACATCGTGCCGAAGGTGCCTGAGATTCGGGGGCACGCGATCGAGTGCCGCATCAATGCGGAGCATCCGGAGAAGTTCACGCCGTCCGCAGGCAAGATTACGGCTTTCAATCTGCCGGGTGGCAATGGCGTTCGGGTGGATACGGCGCAGTATGCCGAGGGTGTGGTGCCGCCGTACTATGACTCGCTGATTGCGAAGCTGATCTGCCATGGCAAGGATCGGGAAGAGGCTATGGACAAGATGCAGCGGGCTTTGTCACAGTTCGTTGTGGAGGGGATTCATACGACGATTCCGCTGCATAAGAAGATCTTTGCCGATCCGGAGTTTCGGTCGGGGCAGTTCGATACGAAGTTCATGGAACGGTTCTTTGAGCGGCAGGGACAGAGCTAG
- a CDS encoding metallophosphoesterase yields MPVVSPASRSQSAPTRHTRRNFLLGSAAAAAGVALYSGEFARHHIDVTQRTFAIRNLPPAFNGFRFVQISDIHLEEFTEEFFLTQVVKRVNALAPDLVLITGDYVTNGIQSTRVSLAAAGRCGALLNALDCPQRFGILGNHDAVLDPFVVRDHLQNNGIPLLVNQFTRIERGGQHLWLGGLDDILSGHPNLDLVMPPSPDAPVIVMAHEPDYVDAIVKHPRGKLVDLVLSGHTHGGQIRLPGLRPFKAALPTMGEIYTEGHYNFGPMQLYVNRGLGTVGLPFRLNCPPEITVATLRPA; encoded by the coding sequence ATGCCAGTCGTTTCCCCGGCCTCGCGTTCCCAATCCGCTCCCACCCGCCACACCCGCCGCAACTTCCTCCTCGGCTCCGCAGCCGCGGCAGCCGGCGTCGCCCTCTACTCCGGCGAATTCGCCCGCCACCACATCGACGTCACCCAACGCACCTTTGCCATCCGCAACCTGCCCCCCGCCTTCAACGGCTTCCGCTTCGTCCAGATCAGCGATATTCACCTTGAAGAGTTTACTGAAGAGTTCTTCCTCACCCAGGTGGTCAAACGCGTCAACGCCCTCGCCCCGGACCTCGTCCTCATCACCGGCGACTACGTCACCAACGGCATCCAGTCCACGCGCGTCTCCCTCGCCGCCGCCGGCCGCTGCGGAGCCCTGCTCAATGCACTCGATTGCCCCCAGCGCTTCGGCATCCTCGGCAACCACGACGCCGTTCTCGACCCCTTCGTCGTCCGCGACCACCTGCAGAACAACGGAATCCCGCTCCTCGTCAACCAGTTCACCCGCATCGAACGCGGCGGTCAGCACCTCTGGCTCGGCGGCCTGGACGACATCCTCAGCGGCCATCCAAATCTCGATCTCGTCATGCCCCCCAGCCCGGACGCCCCCGTCATCGTCATGGCCCACGAGCCCGACTACGTCGATGCCATCGTCAAACATCCCCGCGGCAAGCTCGTAGACCTGGTCCTCTCCGGCCACACCCACGGTGGACAGATCCGTCTCCCCGGCCTCCGCCCCTTCAAAGCCGCACTTCCAACCATGGGAGAGATCTACACGGAAGGCCACTATAACTTCGGCCCTATGCAGCTCTACGTCAACCGCGGTCTGGGCACAGTAGGCCTTCCCTTCCGCCTTAACTGCCCGCCGGAGATCACAGTAGCCACCCTCCGCCCCGCCTGA
- a CDS encoding MBL fold metallo-hydrolase: MRTLERAKKSGKKFENVVPTSVGDLSLMLKLLPMYVTNKAETEPKGGLGPFRTDAQVYGAEPESGLRVTWFGHSSTLVEIDGVKLLTDPVWDLRAAPVQWFGPKRFFAPTIPLEELPAIDAVVISHDHYDHLGAGTVKALAAMRPEMRWITSLGVGADLRKFGVRADRITELDWTESLVVKGVNGAEATVTSVPSRHFSGRSLTNRFETLWAAFVFGGAKHRVYYGADSGEWDGFPAIQKAYGPFDLTMLEVGAFNELWKTIHLGSEGAVKAFEELGGGVLMPIHWGLFNLALHGWREPIEEVTKLADEQGITLFSPGPGEPTEFVAGQEVRSGWWRP; this comes from the coding sequence ATGCGGACGTTGGAACGGGCGAAGAAGAGTGGGAAGAAGTTTGAGAATGTGGTGCCGACTTCGGTAGGTGACCTGTCGTTGATGTTGAAACTGCTGCCGATGTATGTGACGAACAAGGCGGAGACGGAGCCTAAGGGTGGGCTGGGGCCGTTTCGGACGGATGCGCAGGTGTATGGTGCGGAGCCGGAGAGTGGGCTGAGGGTGACTTGGTTTGGGCACTCGTCGACGCTGGTGGAGATTGACGGAGTGAAGCTGCTGACGGACCCGGTTTGGGATCTGCGTGCGGCTCCGGTGCAGTGGTTTGGGCCGAAGAGATTTTTTGCGCCAACGATTCCGCTGGAAGAGCTGCCGGCGATCGATGCGGTGGTGATCTCGCATGATCATTATGACCACCTGGGGGCGGGTACGGTGAAGGCGCTGGCTGCGATGCGGCCGGAGATGCGGTGGATTACTTCGCTGGGGGTGGGGGCGGATTTGCGGAAGTTTGGGGTGCGGGCGGACCGGATCACCGAGCTGGATTGGACGGAGAGTTTGGTGGTCAAGGGGGTGAACGGGGCGGAGGCTACGGTGACTTCTGTGCCTTCCCGGCATTTCTCCGGGCGCAGCTTGACGAATCGGTTTGAGACGCTGTGGGCGGCTTTTGTGTTTGGGGGTGCGAAGCATAGGGTTTATTACGGTGCGGACTCGGGCGAGTGGGACGGGTTTCCGGCGATCCAGAAGGCTTACGGGCCCTTCGACCTGACAATGCTGGAGGTTGGGGCGTTCAATGAGCTTTGGAAGACGATCCACCTGGGGTCGGAGGGGGCGGTGAAGGCGTTTGAGGAGCTGGGGGGCGGGGTGCTGATGCCGATCCACTGGGGTCTGTTCAACCTGGCGCTGCATGGGTGGCGGGAGCCGATTGAAGAGGTGACGAAGCTGGCGGATGAGCAGGGAATTACGCTGTTTTCACCGGGGCCGGGGGAGCCTACGGAGTTTGTGGCGGGGCAGGAGGTTCGGTCGGGGTGGTGGCGGCCGTAA